A part of Prolixibacteraceae bacterium genomic DNA contains:
- the kdsB gene encoding 3-deoxy-manno-octulosonate cytidylyltransferase — protein MKSIIIIPARYASTRFPGKPLADIHGKSMIERVVEKASQVGDQVWVATDDDRIYKHVDNFGGNVVMTRSDHPSGTDRIAEALDLIEAKLSTSFDVVINIQGDEPFILPSQVEQLIRSFETERVDIATLANPIHEISTVEDMNQVKVIFSPLQRAIYFSRSPIPFVRGVDRSLWPEKVDFWGHIGMYGYRSDVLRKITKLAPSKLEQCESLEQLRWLENDYHIHVETTDHKGMGIDTPEDLLRALQEGEL, from the coding sequence ATGAAATCGATAATAATTATTCCAGCGCGATATGCGTCGACTCGTTTTCCAGGAAAGCCTTTGGCTGATATTCATGGGAAAAGTATGATTGAGAGAGTAGTAGAAAAAGCCAGTCAAGTAGGTGACCAAGTGTGGGTTGCTACCGATGATGATCGTATTTATAAACATGTTGATAACTTTGGAGGAAACGTGGTGATGACACGTAGTGACCATCCTAGTGGAACTGATCGTATTGCGGAAGCGTTGGATTTGATCGAGGCAAAATTGTCGACATCTTTTGATGTGGTCATTAATATTCAAGGAGACGAACCATTTATCTTGCCTTCACAAGTGGAGCAGTTAATCCGTTCTTTTGAGACGGAGAGGGTGGATATTGCCACACTAGCTAATCCTATTCATGAGATCTCTACTGTGGAAGATATGAATCAGGTGAAGGTGATCTTTTCACCGTTGCAAAGGGCCATCTATTTTAGTCGTAGTCCTATCCCATTCGTTCGTGGTGTGGACAGATCACTGTGGCCTGAGAAGGTGGATTTTTGGGGTCATATAGGGATGTATGGTTATCGTAGTGATGTGTTGAGAAAGATTACAAAACTAGCGCCGTCGAAATTGGAGCAGTGTGAGTCTTTAGAGCAGTTGCGTTGGTTGGAGAATGACTATCATATTCATGTGGAAACAACGGACCATAAGGGTATGGGGATTGATACTCCGGAGGATCTATTGCGTGCACTTCAGGAAGGGGAGTTGTAG